The following are encoded together in the Blautia obeum ATCC 29174 genome:
- a CDS encoding ABC transporter ATP-binding protein has translation MELELKKLTKEFQGFKAVDDITLTMSNGVYGLLGVNGAGKTTLMRMLCTLIKPTSGSILCDGKDIFALDGEYRRILGYLPQEFGFYPEFSVHDYLMYIASIKGMRISIARKRVTELLRQVGLAKMQNRKMKKLSGGMKRRAGIAQAMLNNPKILILDEPTAGLDPNERIRFRNLISELSQDRLVLLSTHIVSDIEYIANQVLLMKDGKISHSGTQEEIIQSVPVKVWSCVVANNEVEMWQKQFKVSNMKTLSDGIELRILSEKSPHYNAKEETMTLEDIFLYYFGEKTGDDYDVL, from the coding sequence ATGGAATTAGAATTGAAAAAATTAACAAAAGAATTTCAGGGATTTAAAGCAGTTGATGATATCACGCTGACGATGAGTAATGGAGTTTATGGGCTTCTTGGTGTCAACGGTGCTGGAAAAACAACGCTGATGAGAATGCTCTGCACACTTATTAAACCTACTTCGGGAAGCATATTATGTGATGGAAAAGATATTTTTGCATTGGATGGCGAATATAGGAGAATTCTTGGTTATTTACCTCAAGAATTTGGATTTTATCCGGAGTTTTCGGTTCATGATTATTTAATGTATATTGCGTCAATTAAAGGAATGCGAATAAGTATTGCACGAAAGCGTGTAACAGAACTTCTGCGGCAGGTTGGGTTGGCTAAAATGCAGAATAGAAAAATGAAAAAATTGTCTGGAGGAATGAAACGCCGTGCAGGGATTGCCCAAGCTATGCTAAATAACCCAAAGATTTTGATCCTCGATGAGCCTACTGCAGGTCTGGATCCGAATGAAAGGATACGTTTTCGAAATCTGATCAGTGAATTGTCACAGGATCGTCTCGTGCTATTATCAACACATATTGTGTCGGATATTGAATACATTGCCAACCAGGTGTTATTGATGAAAGATGGAAAGATTAGCCATTCAGGAACACAAGAAGAGATTATTCAGTCAGTACCAGTAAAAGTATGGAGTTGTGTAGTTGCAAATAATGAAGTTGAAATGTGGCAAAAACAGTTTAAAGTCTCAAATATGAAAACACTTTCGGATGGAATAGAATTACGCATTTTGTCTGAAAAATCTCCACACTATAATGCGAAAGAGGAAACGATGACTTTGGAGGACATATTCTTATATTATTTCGGAGAGAAAACAGGTGATGATTATGACGTATTATGA
- a CDS encoding ABC transporter permease subunit: MTYYEIKKVFSKKGSKVALIFIFIVISVVLSFIIGDNKYVNRNGDAESGISAMLKVRELKKEWSGELTEDVLRKIIEENVRISQTPEAKSNDFRQNDIAYSQRQGFMDIRDLLNCDYGEFNDYNYYLADSLSPDEAVDFYSNRIKNLKNWLETDGKDQFSEKEKSYLIRAYEKMKTPLYYDYQAGWKNLFQYSPSIIMILTLVLGFLCAGIFSGEFQLKANAVFYSSYYGRNKAVWAKVKAGAIIITAIYWAVMLLYTMLVLGILGVDGANCPIQSSMSGWKSIYNITNAQEYILIVLGGYLGCLFMQSLTMLVSAKTNSSVIAVIVPFILIFLPSFLSGTSLPLLNKILGLLPDQMLQMNQVVKFFNLYEIGGKVFCAVPILIISYSILLLLIVPVIYFIYRRKEVYN; the protein is encoded by the coding sequence ATGACGTATTATGAAATAAAAAAAGTTTTTTCAAAAAAAGGAAGTAAGGTTGCGCTGATATTTATTTTTATTGTAATTTCAGTAGTCTTGTCTTTTATCATCGGGGATAATAAATATGTGAATCGTAATGGTGATGCGGAAAGTGGAATATCGGCTATGTTAAAGGTTCGTGAGTTGAAAAAAGAATGGTCAGGAGAACTGACAGAGGATGTGCTTAGAAAAATTATTGAAGAAAATGTCAGGATTTCACAGACACCGGAAGCTAAGTCGAATGATTTTAGACAGAATGATATAGCATATAGTCAAAGACAGGGTTTCATGGATATAAGGGATTTACTAAATTGTGATTATGGAGAGTTTAACGATTATAATTATTATCTGGCAGATTCTCTTTCTCCTGATGAAGCAGTAGATTTTTATTCTAATCGTATCAAAAATTTGAAAAATTGGTTAGAAACTGATGGAAAGGATCAGTTTTCTGAAAAGGAAAAAAGTTATTTAATAAGAGCGTATGAAAAAATGAAAACCCCTTTATATTATGATTATCAAGCGGGATGGAAAAACTTATTTCAATATTCACCCTCAATAATTATGATTTTGACATTGGTATTAGGTTTCCTTTGTGCAGGTATTTTTTCAGGTGAATTTCAGCTGAAAGCGAATGCAGTTTTTTATTCTTCTTATTATGGCAGAAATAAGGCTGTATGGGCAAAAGTGAAAGCAGGAGCAATCATAATAACGGCTATTTACTGGGCGGTTATGTTGTTATACACTATGCTTGTTTTGGGAATTCTTGGTGTAGACGGAGCAAATTGTCCCATACAGTCTAGTATGAGTGGGTGGAAGAGTATTTATAATATCACGAATGCTCAGGAATATATTTTGATAGTTCTTGGTGGATATCTGGGATGTTTATTTATGCAATCTCTAACTATGTTGGTTTCTGCGAAGACAAACTCATCAGTAATAGCGGTAATCGTGCCTTTTATTTTGATTTTTCTTCCATCATTTTTATCAGGAACAAGTCTACCATTATTAAATAAAATTTTGGGACTTCTTCCAGATCAAATGCTTCAAATGAATCAGGTAGTTAAATTTTTTAACTTGTATGAAATCGGAGGAAAAGTGTTTTGCGCAGTTCCTATTTTAATAATATCGTACTCCATTCTGCTATTATTGATTGTTCCAGTTATTTATTTTATATATCGCAGAAAAGAAGTTTATAATTAG
- a CDS encoding winged helix-turn-helix domain-containing protein has product MIESVLAALKTGRNIYCDEKNINPLKIHYGDIVILLATRELFRKQKKIDLSFTEFEILHLLMRSPGRVFSKEQIYDIIWNEPYSGDYNVVMRHICNIREKIEDDPGHPVYIQTVRGVGYRFNGNLGSE; this is encoded by the coding sequence ATGATAGAGTCTGTTCTTGCTGCTTTGAAAACCGGACGAAATATATATTGTGATGAAAAAAATATAAATCCATTGAAAATACATTATGGAGATATTGTTATTTTATTAGCCACAAGAGAATTATTCCGAAAGCAGAAAAAAATAGATTTGTCTTTTACAGAGTTTGAAATTTTGCATTTATTAATGCGAAGTCCTGGAAGAGTGTTTAGTAAAGAACAAATATATGATATAATCTGGAATGAACCCTATTCGGGTGATTACAATGTTGTTATGCGACATATCTGCAACATTAGAGAAAAGATAGAAGATGATCCTGGACATCCGGTATATATACAAACGGTGCGCGGTGTAGGATATCGGTTTAACGGAAATTTAGGCAGCGAGTGA
- a CDS encoding penicillin-binding transpeptidase domain-containing protein, with protein MRKKKRKKHTKIITKIVLFSGILIGGGIGIVTIMNCNVPEKRLMEYMKYIEKGEYEQMYAMLDQKKSSMNSKEEFIERNSKIYEGIEMSDLSITDITVKRQENGNAAVSYTTNMQTAAGNVEFTNDAVFSHDWTGYHLIWQDQLIFPELSATDKVQVTSEEAKRGDILDRNGRQLAGEGTASSVGIVPGRMENREDTIKKLAEYLGIGADEIEDKLEAGWVKADSFVPVATIPKIQEVDFLTVNPDKTVLEEKEKQDTLLKIPGIMLSDVKVRTYYLKEATSHLVGYVQAVTAEDLQEHKGEGYRTNSVIGKTGLETLYEKELKGTDGCEICIVDANGNKKSVIAYEPRKDGEDIHTTIDGDLQSTLYEQFKEDRGCSVALNPYTGEVLALVSTPSYDNNDFVRGMDNSQWSALNENEDRPLYNRFRQTWCPGSTFKPVIAAIGLKVGAFTANDDFGNEGLAWQKDSSWGDYTVTTLHDYEPVILKNALIYSDNIYFAKAALKIGADQLMQSLNQIGFNQELPFDIKMSESQYSNMDKIETEIQLADSGYGQGQILVNPLHLASIYTAFLNDGNMIKPYLHADGGSTSSEIWIKDAFSPQIVSEVMEGLEGVVNNPEGTGYGACREDIRLAGKTGTAELKATKEDTSGTEIGWFTVFTTDRDTKNPILLISMVENVKDIGGSGYVVEKDKAILDEYLGNE; from the coding sequence ATGAGAAAAAAGAAAAGAAAAAAACACACGAAGATTATTACAAAAATAGTTTTATTTAGCGGTATATTGATTGGTGGTGGAATCGGTATTGTAACAATAATGAATTGTAATGTTCCTGAAAAAAGACTAATGGAATATATGAAATATATTGAAAAAGGGGAATATGAGCAAATGTATGCCATGCTGGATCAGAAAAAAAGCAGCATGAACAGTAAGGAAGAATTTATAGAACGAAATTCTAAAATATATGAAGGCATTGAGATGTCTGATCTGTCCATAACCGATATTACAGTAAAAAGACAAGAAAACGGAAATGCGGCAGTTTCCTATACAACAAATATGCAGACTGCTGCAGGAAATGTAGAATTTACCAACGATGCGGTATTTTCACATGATTGGACAGGATATCATTTAATCTGGCAGGATCAGTTGATTTTTCCAGAGTTATCTGCAACGGATAAAGTTCAGGTAACGTCAGAAGAGGCAAAGAGAGGAGATATTTTAGACAGAAATGGTCGTCAGTTGGCTGGAGAGGGAACTGCATCTTCGGTAGGAATTGTTCCGGGCAGGATGGAGAACAGAGAAGATACAATAAAAAAACTGGCAGAGTATCTTGGAATTGGAGCAGACGAAATTGAGGATAAGTTAGAAGCCGGTTGGGTAAAAGCAGATTCTTTTGTACCAGTAGCAACAATTCCTAAAATACAAGAGGTCGATTTTCTGACAGTGAATCCGGATAAAACTGTTCTGGAAGAAAAAGAAAAGCAGGACACATTATTGAAGATTCCAGGTATTATGTTATCTGATGTAAAAGTACGAACTTATTATCTAAAAGAAGCTACCTCTCATCTGGTAGGGTATGTACAGGCGGTTACAGCCGAAGATTTGCAGGAACATAAAGGGGAAGGGTATCGTACAAACAGTGTGATTGGAAAGACTGGACTGGAAACGCTTTATGAAAAAGAACTAAAAGGAACAGATGGGTGTGAAATCTGTATTGTAGATGCAAATGGAAATAAAAAAAGTGTTATTGCATATGAGCCTAGAAAAGATGGAGAAGATATCCATACTACGATTGATGGTGATCTTCAAAGTACTCTTTATGAACAATTTAAAGAAGACAGAGGATGTTCTGTAGCTTTGAATCCTTATACAGGGGAAGTATTGGCGTTGGTAAGTACGCCATCTTATGATAATAATGATTTTGTACGTGGAATGGACAACAGCCAGTGGAGTGCATTAAATGAAAATGAAGACAGGCCTTTATACAACCGCTTTCGCCAGACATGGTGTCCTGGCTCAACTTTTAAACCTGTAATTGCTGCAATTGGATTAAAAGTGGGGGCATTTACTGCAAATGACGATTTTGGAAATGAGGGTCTGGCGTGGCAGAAAGATTCCTCGTGGGGAGATTATACAGTGACTACACTTCATGATTATGAACCTGTGATCTTGAAAAATGCGCTTATTTATTCAGATAATATTTATTTTGCAAAAGCAGCATTAAAAATTGGTGCGGATCAACTGATGCAGTCTCTAAATCAAATAGGATTTAATCAGGAACTTCCATTTGATATTAAAATGTCAGAGTCCCAATATTCTAATATGGACAAGATAGAAACAGAAATCCAGCTTGCTGACAGTGGGTATGGACAGGGACAGATTCTGGTAAATCCTTTGCATCTTGCAAGCATTTATACGGCTTTTCTAAATGATGGAAATATGATAAAGCCATATCTTCACGCGGATGGTGGAAGCACTTCCAGTGAAATCTGGATAAAAGATGCTTTTTCACCACAAATTGTTTCGGAGGTTATGGAGGGGTTAGAGGGTGTAGTGAATAACCCGGAAGGAACTGGTTATGGAGCATGCCGGGAAGACATTAGATTAGCAGGAAAAACCGGAACAGCGGAACTGAAAGCTACAAAAGAAGATACATCTGGAACAGAAATTGGCTGGTTTACAGTTTTTACTACAGATAGAGATACAAAGAATCCTATTTTGCTCATCAGTATGGTAGAGAATGTGAAAGATATTGGAGGAAGCGGTTATGTGGTGGAAAAGGATAAGGCGATACTGGATGAATATCTTGGTAATGAATAA
- a CDS encoding DUF6070 family protein, with protein sequence MKKIWKIFVGVIFLAVCSGCGIKKEQKKTIEDTKEKIYRECEMLAEGYRNIYENAVKENALYELSTIQKSMDYFGKYGYAVIDSYNQLDMVQSIKVDDFLKKAEKEKNGKTTIFQVIAGDHFIRYDLKTKQGKIDVEVSSFKWKEDTWQETYYHEFRANSWKYTENGHFFIEEYHPAGYDGPSGYRAFRVVPLNKKCRELNRKYILPFGYTLNKLFTSNWSEKNYDGINFYDVFDRLLSMEEKTDEFKEGKTYEIPKESFEAIFQKYFNISAEILQTGTVFHTETQTYRYRTRGIVYDFAPTPYIPYPEVVSYIENQDGTITLEVNAVWPQKELDQAFRHSVTIRLLDKDRFQYVSNYVSRSEIEVTWYTERLSDEKWEECYGDN encoded by the coding sequence ATGAAAAAAATTTGGAAAATATTTGTGGGAGTTATTTTTCTTGCTGTCTGTAGTGGATGTGGCATAAAGAAAGAGCAGAAAAAGACAATTGAAGATACGAAAGAAAAAATTTACAGAGAGTGTGAAATGCTAGCAGAAGGCTATCGGAACATATATGAGAATGCTGTGAAAGAAAATGCACTATATGAGCTGAGTACAATACAAAAAAGTATGGATTATTTTGGAAAATATGGATATGCAGTAATTGATTCCTACAATCAGCTGGATATGGTTCAAAGTATTAAAGTAGATGATTTTTTGAAAAAAGCAGAAAAAGAGAAGAATGGAAAAACTACTATATTTCAAGTTATAGCAGGGGATCATTTTATCCGGTATGATCTGAAAACCAAACAGGGGAAAATAGACGTTGAAGTAAGCTCTTTTAAATGGAAAGAGGACACTTGGCAGGAAACATATTATCATGAGTTTAGAGCTAATTCATGGAAATATACAGAAAACGGGCATTTCTTTATAGAAGAATATCATCCGGCTGGATATGATGGACCGTCTGGATATCGGGCCTTTCGGGTAGTGCCGTTAAATAAAAAATGCAGGGAGCTGAATCGAAAATATATACTTCCTTTTGGATATACACTTAATAAATTGTTTACTTCTAATTGGAGTGAAAAAAATTATGATGGAATAAATTTTTATGATGTTTTTGACCGTTTACTTTCAATGGAAGAAAAAACTGATGAATTTAAGGAAGGAAAGACTTATGAAATCCCAAAAGAATCATTTGAAGCGATATTTCAAAAATATTTTAATATAAGCGCAGAGATACTGCAGACAGGAACGGTATTTCACACGGAAACACAGACATATCGGTATCGAACCAGAGGAATCGTATATGATTTTGCTCCCACACCATATATTCCATATCCGGAAGTTGTTTCCTACATAGAAAATCAAGATGGAACAATAACACTGGAAGTAAATGCGGTATGGCCACAAAAAGAATTAGATCAGGCGTTTCGTCATAGCGTAACCATTCGGCTGTTAGATAAAGATAGATTTCAATATGTATCCAATTATGTATCAAGGTCAGAAATAGAGGTTACCTGGTATACGGAAAGATTATCAGACGAAAAGTGGGAGGAATGTTATGGAGATAATTGA
- a CDS encoding DUF6070 family protein, with the protein MEIIDMSTKRKLKKMVSVLFILGCFFIGNTKCKGADLEYISQETANYAVQERGYDLPVDEVVKEEAIEDCKNVMNQMKAIYQKADKGTSSNVVVSETVMEEMQEVLKEKNVPVITSAPYSNMANYSKMEEFLFRAEQDLPGDIVLYRINRDGGIERLKFNYDGTDMYLLAAKAVWGMNDNPSIVYVSYTRIEEWKYTEKGWFGYTLCVPKYPEVSEAVDGSSMIRIKPLSDECREVSKRCVYLLGYQGNNLLCSDWDRSDMEGLDYNGLYEYLYRMKYGERYEFSGNSSGIPAEEFENLIMEFLPITAEQIKKWAVFDSEHQTYDWERLGCLNYSPTYFGTSLPEVVEIRDSGEGNNVLVVDAVCDTFICNDAVITSELTVKFNDDKSFKYMGNKILNNGTKEVPKYQYRIKRKN; encoded by the coding sequence ATGGAGATAATTGATATGAGTACAAAAAGAAAACTGAAAAAGATGGTGAGTGTTTTATTTATTTTGGGATGCTTTTTCATAGGAAATACAAAATGTAAAGGGGCTGATTTAGAATATATTTCACAGGAAACTGCGAATTATGCTGTACAAGAAAGAGGATATGATTTGCCAGTAGATGAAGTCGTGAAAGAAGAAGCTATTGAAGATTGTAAGAATGTTATGAATCAGATGAAAGCCATTTATCAAAAGGCGGATAAAGGAACTTCATCGAATGTAGTAGTTTCTGAGACAGTAATGGAAGAAATGCAGGAAGTATTAAAGGAAAAAAATGTCCCTGTTATTACATCAGCGCCGTATTCAAATATGGCTAATTATTCTAAAATGGAAGAATTTCTTTTCAGGGCAGAACAGGATCTGCCAGGAGATATCGTCTTATATAGGATTAACAGGGATGGTGGGATAGAAAGACTCAAATTCAATTATGATGGGACAGATATGTATTTGTTGGCTGCGAAAGCTGTTTGGGGTATGAACGACAATCCATCTATTGTATATGTTTCGTATACAAGGATAGAAGAATGGAAATATACAGAAAAAGGCTGGTTTGGTTATACGCTATGTGTTCCAAAGTATCCGGAAGTATCAGAAGCGGTTGATGGCAGCTCTATGATAAGAATTAAACCTTTAAGTGATGAATGCAGGGAAGTTTCAAAGAGGTGTGTGTATTTGCTTGGATATCAGGGGAATAATCTTTTATGTTCTGATTGGGATAGATCTGATATGGAAGGGTTAGATTATAATGGTTTATATGAATATTTATATCGAATGAAATACGGGGAGAGATATGAGTTTTCAGGTAACTCAAGTGGAATTCCGGCAGAAGAGTTTGAAAATCTGATAATGGAGTTTTTGCCGATAACAGCGGAGCAAATTAAAAAATGGGCAGTATTTGATTCGGAACATCAAACTTATGACTGGGAACGATTAGGTTGTTTAAATTATAGCCCTACTTATTTTGGAACATCTTTACCGGAGGTCGTTGAAATAAGAGATAGCGGAGAGGGAAACAATGTGCTGGTTGTTGATGCTGTATGTGATACATTTATATGTAATGATGCCGTTATTACAAGTGAGCTGACTGTTAAGTTCAACGATGATAAGAGTTTTAAATATATGGGGAATAAAATTCTGAATAATGGTACGAAAGAAGTTCCCAAATATCAATATAGAATAAAAAGAAAGAACTGA
- a CDS encoding BlaR1 family beta-lactam sensor/signal transducer, producing MSNWIIHFLISNIFICIFTLVIIGTKKLLKKYLSATTQYHLCFLLFLLLAVPFFPVQIHGSQLFSWLHFFQTDSGLNSGTDTLSELTSNTQNILLNQVNDFSVSISSQFSGGLNTILFLIWITGVMIMSVLTLHSLNYVHSIKRSALPLQNQQVKTIYYNCLKELKISHPVSVYSTAFLKSPVLIGIIHPRIYIPIHLISELNPDDMRFMLLHELQHYRHKDTFIGFLMVISNILYWFNPFVWYTLKEILCDREIACDSAVLQMISADEYQAYGTTLINFAEKISSFSSPLAVGMSGNFRQMKRRILNIAVFRKETLYQKMRALIIYLVISAVFIGCTPILSIDASTQSVYHFSDTDKNISLLDISETFGTYDGSFVLYDNNLDSWKIYDLEEATKRIPPESTYKIYDALLGLESGIITPEHSSMTWNGDAFPFPSWEADQDLNSAMQNSVNWYFQAIDSQLGINRVQEFLNKIEYGNQTTSSNLDLYWSDFSLKISPLEQVTLLKKFNTNEFHLNSQNVFSVKNAIKIASTPNGNFYGKTGTGRVNGQDINGWFIGYVETSDNSYYFATNIQSDSNATGKKAFEITSDILKKLHIWN from the coding sequence ATGAGCAACTGGATCATCCACTTTTTAATCAGTAATATCTTCATATGTATTTTTACACTTGTAATAATCGGAACAAAAAAACTTCTGAAAAAATATTTATCTGCGACTACACAGTACCATCTCTGTTTTCTTTTATTTTTATTACTTGCCGTGCCATTTTTTCCTGTACAGATTCATGGCTCACAACTTTTTTCATGGTTACATTTTTTTCAAACTGACTCAGGACTTAACTCTGGTACCGACACGCTATCCGAACTTACCAGTAATACACAAAATATTTTGTTAAACCAGGTGAATGATTTTTCAGTTTCCATCAGTAGTCAATTTTCTGGAGGCTTGAATACCATACTCTTTCTAATATGGATAACGGGTGTTATGATTATGTCAGTCCTCACCCTTCATTCATTAAACTATGTACATTCCATAAAAAGATCTGCTCTCCCGCTTCAAAATCAGCAGGTAAAAACTATTTATTACAATTGTTTAAAGGAACTTAAAATCTCTCACCCAGTATCAGTCTACAGTACTGCATTTTTAAAATCACCAGTTTTAATCGGAATAATACATCCCAGAATTTACATTCCCATCCATTTAATTTCCGAACTGAATCCTGATGATATGCGTTTTATGCTGCTACACGAATTACAGCATTACCGTCACAAAGATACATTTATTGGCTTCCTCATGGTCATAAGTAATATACTCTACTGGTTTAACCCTTTTGTTTGGTACACTTTAAAAGAAATTCTCTGTGACCGTGAAATAGCCTGTGATTCTGCTGTATTGCAGATGATTTCTGCTGATGAATACCAAGCTTATGGAACTACACTGATTAATTTTGCAGAAAAAATATCCTCTTTTTCCTCTCCACTGGCAGTTGGAATGTCCGGAAATTTCAGGCAGATGAAACGACGTATTCTCAACATCGCCGTTTTTAGGAAAGAAACTCTTTATCAAAAAATGAGAGCATTGATAATTTATCTGGTCATTAGTGCTGTTTTTATTGGATGTACACCCATTTTATCCATTGATGCCTCTACTCAAAGCGTATATCATTTTAGTGATACAGACAAAAATATCTCCCTGTTAGATATATCCGAAACATTTGGAACATATGATGGATCATTTGTTTTGTATGACAATAATTTGGATTCCTGGAAAATATACGATCTTGAAGAAGCCACCAAACGTATTCCGCCAGAGTCTACCTACAAAATATACGATGCATTATTAGGGTTGGAATCCGGAATCATCACACCAGAACACTCTTCCATGACATGGAATGGTGATGCCTTTCCTTTTCCATCCTGGGAAGCTGATCAGGATTTAAACTCTGCTATGCAAAATTCCGTTAACTGGTATTTCCAGGCAATTGATTCGCAGCTCGGAATTAACAGAGTCCAGGAATTTTTGAATAAAATAGAATATGGAAACCAGACAACCAGTTCAAATCTGGATTTATACTGGTCCGATTTTTCATTAAAAATCTCGCCTTTAGAGCAAGTAACATTATTGAAAAAATTTAACACAAATGAATTCCATCTAAATTCCCAAAATGTATTTTCTGTTAAAAATGCTATAAAAATTGCCAGTACACCTAATGGTAATTTCTACGGAAAAACTGGAACCGGTCGTGTCAACGGACAGGATATCAACGGCTGGTTTATCGGATATGTAGAAACTTCCGATAACAGCTATTATTTTGCAACCAATATCCAAAGTGATTCTAATGCAACTGGCAAAAAAGCATTTGAAATCACTTCTGATATCTTAAAAAAATTACATATATGGAATTAA
- a CDS encoding BlaI/MecI/CopY family transcriptional regulator — MMSLPQISEAEFEVMKIVWKYAPINTNEITEKLTLTTSWSPKTIQTLIKRLVSKKALSYEKQSRVFVYTPLVQEDEYIRQESNSFLKRYYNGNLSSMLASYLEDDKLSSTEIDNLRHLLSKHQK, encoded by the coding sequence ATTATGTCACTACCCCAGATTTCAGAAGCCGAATTTGAAGTTATGAAAATTGTATGGAAATATGCTCCCATCAATACAAATGAAATTACAGAAAAACTTACTCTAACTACCAGCTGGAGTCCAAAAACAATTCAAACTCTTATCAAGAGACTTGTTTCCAAAAAAGCTCTTTCCTACGAAAAACAAAGCCGGGTATTTGTCTATACTCCATTAGTCCAAGAAGATGAATATATACGCCAGGAAAGCAATTCTTTTTTAAAGCGATATTATAATGGAAATCTTTCTTCTATGCTGGCTTCTTACCTTGAAGACGATAAGCTCTCTTCAACAGAAATTGATAACTTACGCCATTTATTATCAAAACATCAGAAATAG
- a CDS encoding winged helix-turn-helix domain-containing protein — protein MKKIEIIERITDANGSISENILTSWEHKNQFIPEIIRFGELKIYLQERIVKKNDSDVHLSKYEYDILLLLAKSPGRIFGKEMVYDLVWNEPYSGDYNVVMRHICNIREKIEDDPGQPLYIQTVRGVGYRFNGNLGSE, from the coding sequence GTGAAAAAGATAGAAATTATTGAGAGAATCACAGATGCTAATGGAAGCATAAGTGAAAACATATTGACTAGCTGGGAACATAAAAACCAATTCATACCGGAAATTATAAGGTTTGGAGAATTAAAAATATATCTACAGGAACGAATTGTTAAAAAGAATGATAGTGATGTTCATCTTTCAAAATATGAATATGATATTTTACTTCTTTTAGCGAAAAGTCCAGGTAGAATATTTGGAAAAGAAATGGTTTATGATCTGGTATGGAATGAACCTTATTCCGGTGATTATAATGTGGTTATGCGACATATCTGCAATATCAGAGAAAAAATAGAAGATGATCCTGGACAACCATTATATATACAAACAGTACGAGGTGTAGGATATCGGTTTAATGGGAATTTAGGCAGCGAGTGA